The DNA segment GTCAAAAGCGCCGATCCAGCAGGTACCGAGACCCTCATTCCTCGCTGCGAGAGTGAGGTGATCGACAGCGATTGAGACATCGATAAGCACGCTGAACTCTCCCATGAACCCGCCCCTGTTCGAAGTGAGGGGAAGACCGCAGGCGACAATGAGGAGAGGTGCTTCAGCGATAAAAGCCTGTTTGTTGCATGCCGCCACGAGCTGCTGCCTCACCGCTTTATCCCTTGTGATGACAAACTTCCAGGGCTGCCTGTTGCTTCCGCTCGGAGCAATGCGCACCGCCTCGAGGACCCTTGCAAGGATTTCCTCCGGCACTGCGTCTGGCCTGTATTTTCTTATGCTTCTTCTTGTGCTCATCACTTCATAGAGTTCCATAAAACCTCCCCGATGCTGCTTCTCTCTCCCTCTCTGTTTCTCAGTTTCCCGCAAAAGTCCTCTCCACAAAAAAAGAGGCCCTCCCGGACCGGGAAGGCTTGAAACTTAAGCGCTCTGCGCCTACAAGGAGAGGTCATTCAGAGAAATAACCTTTAAGCCCGTGCATAAGCAGTAGCCATATACCCTGGAGCCTGGTAACCTCCTGATCCCTGCATCGATTGGAGCTGCTCCATCATCTCGTTGAGCATCGTCACCTGATCGGTGTTCGACGACGTGTTCTGACCGCCCTGGAGGCCGTTGAGCTGCTGCTGGATCTGCTCCATCATCTGCTTGAGCTCCTCATGCTCCTCTTTTTCATCCTCACGGTTCTCCTGCATCTGGTTGCTCATATTTCCCATCTGCATGAGCGCTGCTATCCCCAACCCTATTCCAAGTGCCGCTGCTGCCTTCATTTTGATTACCTCCTTACATATTCCCCTGTGCTTGCAATCATTTATCCTCTTCTGCTTCATATATCACCCATTTTAAAGGGATGGTAAAGTTTAAATTGTAAAAAATCAGTTAACTCTAAATTGCCAACATGTTAATATAAAGGCGAAAATGGCAATATTTTTTCGAAATAAGCCAATTTTGTTGCATATTTGTTACTATTATTGCTAATTTGTTAAATTTCTTACTTTTTCTTGCTATTTGTTAAAATTTCTCATTTACCAGGGGTGGGATGGGGAAGGAAGGGGCGGGGTGAGATGATGGGCTTCCGTCTTATGCTTCAATTGCCTTGTGACTCATCGGCAGTGCCGACAGTACTCCCTCGATCTCCTCAATATTGCTCTCTATCACTTCGCCTGCGAGGCCGATATAATCATTCCCCTCCTGCATCTTCAGGACTCCGCGCAGAAGCGCTTCCCCCTCCCCGCACCCGAGAAAACCCTCCACATCACAGAGGCCCTCCTCGAAGAGCATCGCGCCTTTCCCCAGCAGGTAGAGCATCTGGCGACAGCATTCGACGGCCTTGTTTTCCCTGAGGGCTACCTCAAACCTGTCCTGTATGGCGGGGAGCTCCTTCTCCCTGAAGAGGGAAAACCGGTCTCTTGTGCCCATGAAAGCAGAGACAACAGCATCCTGCGCCGCCTCGCCTTTCGTAAACTGCCAGGCTGCCTCAAGCAAGGGCCTTATAAGATCAGTATCATATGCACGGGCGGGGGATGGATAGTGAAGCCTCCGGCCGCCGCCGCCGTCAGTAACGTCAAAGAGCGATGTGGCAGGCCTGCCGGCGGTATCGGCCGAGAAGCGCGGGAGGGGTATCCTGCAGCGGATGCAGAATTTTATGCATGGATCATCATAGGTAATGCCGCATTTCACACACATCATAGTGTTACACCTTTTCCTTTCCCTGCCCTGGCATGCCATCCTATACCGACAAGGGGGCACTTTTTAAAGGAAAAAATGTAAAAAATCGGTAACATTTCTATTACCGATTTTATTTTTATCGTGACGATCCTGTAATAACCGCCACTTCTGTGCCTGGCTCGCCTCTCTGTTCTGAGATTTACATCACAAGCCATTCGCCAAGGCGCCGGGCCTTTTTCTCATAACAAACCACTCCCCTCTTGTATACATCGCCTGCATAGAGGGTTCCCATCACCCGGGCGTTGAGGCTTCCTACCAGGATATCCTTGATGAGGGGTGTGGCCTGATCGCACCACATCCTTAAAAGTGGCGGCACAGAGCCTGAGCTGACAATGATTATGGCATTCCTCTTTCTTGTGGACCTCGGTGCAGGGCACCCCTTGACGGGCTTCTCACCGGGGTAGGCAAAGATATAGACAATCCTCTCAAGAAAGGTCTTCATGACTGCCGTTACACTGGCCATATTTACCGGCGTGCCAAATATGAAGGCATCGGCTTTCTCAATAAGAGGGTACAGCTCCTGCATATCATCGTCAATGGCGCAGCGGGCCCTGCTCTTGCAGGGATCGTCATTCCTGCATACATTGCAGTTACGGCAATATTCTATCTTTTTTTCAATAAGGAGCACCTTTTCAGCTTTCACCGAGCCATTGAGAGCCATGGCTCCTTCAACAGCCCTGTCAATAAGTGTGTCAATTGTCTTTCCCTTTCTGTAACTCCCCGATATCGCCAGGATGTTGAAATCCTTCCCGCTTTCCCTCACTGCTTCCATTACCGCACCCCCTCACATGAATTTTTCAATTCCGTCGCACCCCGTCTCAGGCTTCGGAACAAGGCATGACAAGTGAGAGTATTCACAGGGGACACAAAGACTTCCTTCTTCTCCACCGGCCGACTTCCTGCACTCCCGCAGCCGTCAGCCGGACAGTAAAAAACGCCTTCAGCAGACAATGGAATATGTATGATATCTCACAGCCTGTGCTGCCCTGGAATGATATACTTGAGGAGAAAGGAGGTGTTCTCCCCGTGGAAAGAGAGCATACCCCGGGAATGGCTGAGCCTGAGGAGCCAGGCATTGATATTCTGCAAGAGAGCGGGCTTATTGTGAGCTTCCTTGGAGTGGTTATGGCGAAGCCGCCGCTCGCCAGCGTGACAGTGGAACCGGCTGCATATCTCCAAGAGAGCGCCGTAAGGCTGAGAGAAGCTGATGCACTTTCGCTGAATTAATTCCCGCCATCATACACGATACCTTATATCATAGCCGGGGAGCCTGTGCATATCGCAGGCTCCCTTCACTCTGCCCTGCCGCCTCTCCGCGCAGAGTTGCCCGCCGGAGCCCTTTCTGCTACAATATCATCAAGGCCTCGCGGGGACTCCGCCCGGTGGGGATTTCTGACAACAGCGCCAAAGAGGTACATGAATGGCAGGACAATTCACCGTTAAAGACAGCACAAAGATTGCTGTTATCGGTGCAGGCCCGGCAGGCAGCCTTTTTTCCATAATGATGCTCACAGAAAGCCGCCTGAAAGGCATAAATCCCTCCGTGACCATTTTTGATTCCAAGGATTTCAAGCAGAAGGGGCCGCGGGGCTGCAACATGTGCGCCGGCGTCCTCGGGAGGGCCATTACTTCCAGGCTGGAAGGCCTTCAGATGGATCTTTCAGAGGTAGTGCAGCGCACCATACTGGGCTATTTTCTCCACACACCCTCGGGATCGCTCTTTCTCGAGAGCAGCGACAGGGAGGCCGACAGCCTCATATACACTGTATACAGGGGAGCAGGCCCCTTCATAGATGACCCCGACAAGCCCGTGGTGAGCTTTGACCAGTTCCTTCTCGAGAAAGCCATAGCGCTCGGCGCCCGCCTCATGGAGAAAAGAGTGAAAGAAGTGGCCGCACCCGGCAGGGGTCTTGAAAAAATTGAGGTAAAATGGGATGAAGGCATGGAAGCCTTTGACGTGGTGATAGGCGCCTTCGGGGTGAACAGCAACCTGCTGGGCAAATTTGCCGCCATGGGCTTCGGCTACGTGCCCCCCTCTCTCTGGCAGACCTGCCAGGCAGAAATAAGGCTTGACCCCGAGTATATAAGCAAGAGGCTTATGGACATGATCCATATTTTCGCCCTCGGCATCGAGAAAATAAACTACATGGCCTTCACACCCAAGCATCATTACCTTACGGCAACGGCCGTAGGGAAAGACGTGAAGAGGGAGAACCTTGTGAAGGTCCTGTCCCATCCCCTCTTAAAGCGGCTTCTTAACATCGAATATGACATATCGTGTCACTGCCACCCCCGCCTTCCCGTGAGCTCGGCAAGGAAGCCCTTCAGGGACAGGGTGGTGATGATAGGCGACGCAAGCTTCAGCCGGTATCTCAAGAATGGCATTGAGAGCGCTTTCCTCACCTCCTCGCTGGCCGTGAAGACGATGTTGGCAAAGGGATTCAGCGAGGATGCCTTCAGGGAGATTTATTTCCGGCAGTGCATGGAGCTTTTTCACAGAGACAATCACTATGGAAGGCTCCTTATCAATGCTGCCGACATAGTATGGAAAGTGCCCTTCTTCCACCGCATACATATGGAGGCGGCCTTTGAGGAACTCGGGAAAAGTGATAAGGTCCTCAATTCCCTTTTATGGGATGTCCTTACAGGGGAGACACCCTACAGGGACACTTTCAGGCGCCTCCACTCAGCGGGGGTCATCAAGGGCTTTGCAAGACAGTTCCTGAAGTCCCTCGAGAGAAAGCCCCGGAAAAACCAGGAAAAGCTTACTCCCTGAGCAGGGCTCCCTCTCCCCTGAAGGCTTCCATGTCGGGAGCTTCAGAAACCAGCCTGAATATCTGCCTGTAAGTATCCCTCTTTTTCAGCAGGCAGAGACTTCCGTCAGCGTTTACCAGAACCCTGTCTGGCCGGGGGAACGAGTTGGCATTGGCTGCCATGAACGAGGAGTTGTATGCCCCCGTGTCCCTGATAATCACCACATCACCTCTGGCAGGGGCCCTCTGGAAGGAGACCTTGTACCGCGACAGCATATCTCCGGAAAAGCAGAGGTTTCCTCCCACGAATGCCTCAAAGGGACTCTTATCGTGGCGCCTGTGATCACCGGCAATCATCCAGCGCCTCAGGATCAGCTCGGTGAGGGCCTCACAATGGTCAAGGACGCCCATCTCGATGAGCAGAAGATTATGATGGCCTGCCACTCTCTTCACAAGGCTCACTTTTGCGAGGGTGACACCGGCATCCTCGACGATGCTTCTTCCCGGCTCGATGATGAGGAGAGGCCTTCCCAGCCCTTTCAGGGCCTCGGTGGCCCTGAGGGATTTTCCCCTTACCTCGATGGTGCTTTGCAGGATGGCTCCGAGCATTTTCTCTTTCCCGTACGGCGTATGGAACTTCTCGCCGCGCCACCTGTCAAGATTCACCGTTCCGTCGGCCTCGCCCATGAAGCCGGCAGGGCTGTTGTGCCATACGTATATCCTGCTCATGTCACCGGAAAGAGCTTTCCTGTAACCTTCGGTCACCCTAGCGAGGACCTGGTTCCATTCACCAGCACCAAGGTAGGAGACAGGAAAGCCTCCCCCTATATTGATGACAGTGCAGGGGAAGCCATGGTCTTTCAGGAGATGGCTCATTTCCACCATTTTTCCCAGTACCGCGATATAAGGCTCCAGGTCGGCAATCTGCGATCCTATGTGGGTGTGAAAGCCGCAGAAGTTCACCGGCAGGTCCTCTCCCAGGGAACTTATAAAGGAAGGGATATCCCTGAGGGGGACACCGAATTTGGTCCATGTGCCGGCGGTGAAAACGGCGAGGGCCGTGGCTTCCTCTATGGGGTAGCCGCTTATACGCACTACCACGTCGGTTTTTTTCCCAAGCGACGAGGCAATGCCGCAGATAGTGCGGAACTCCTCGATGCTGTCTGCCACTATGAGCATCCCCTTTGAAACGGCCTCTCGGATGAGGCGATCCTCCTTGCAGTTGCCGTTGAGATCGATCATCGAGGGAGGAATGCCTGCCTCAAGGGCCATGCGGGCCTCGTTATAGGAGGCCACATCGGCCCCCGCGCCCTCCTCCCTGATCAAGGGCAGGACTGCGGCGCAGGCTTTTGCGGCAAAACAGATTTTCCCATGGGGATAATGCTCCTGGAACACTTTTCTGAAAGCCCTCACATTGGCCTTAACGGAAGGGCCGAAGAGCACATGGAGGGGAAGCTTGAAGCGCCTGGTCCACCAGCAGAGAGGGTAGCCGGCGATCAGGAGCTCATACCTGCCTTGGTTCATGGTTGTCACGCTCCTTGCCCTCAGGCATCCTTGCCGATAGGCTCGCATTCAAGGGACTTCAGGTGGCCTGTATCATTAAGGCTCACCACTACGGCCTCTCCATCATCCTCAGGGAACTGTATGATGTTGATACAGGCATTGTCCTGGCGGATCTGCCAGAAATGGCTGTTGGAGAGCCCAAGGAGGGCCAGCACCATCACCTTGGTCACTACGCGGTGGCTTACCACGCAGAGGACCTCTCCTTCAGCCTCGCCCAGCACTCGCTTAAGTCCCCGGAGAGCGCGACGCCTGAGTATGGCCAGCGATTCGCCGCCCGGTATCCTGAACTTGTGGGGAGTCTCCATCCAGCACCGGAAGCCCTCTGGAAAGAGCCTTTCCACTTCCGCCATGGGCATCCCCTCCCAGTCGCCGCAGTCCACATCGTTAAAAGCCTCCTCGGGTATCAGGGGGACCCTGTGGCGGGCGGCAAGAGGCTTGGCGGTCTGGATGGCACGCTTGAGGGGGCTTGATATTACTGCATAGAGTGGGGCATCTTTCAAAGCGCGGCCAACTGCATTGGCCTGTGCAAGGCCCCGCTCATTAAGGGCAATGTCCGCCCTGCCCCTGAAAACCTCGAATCGGTTCCACTCTGTTTCCCCATGCCGGACAAGGTAAAGAGTTTTCATGATACTCCACTCAATTCCCCTTTCATCACCCTTTTCCTGCCGGAAGCCTTGACAGGAGAGGGAAGGTGCCCTATAATTAAACTGCAACATAAAAATGTAACCAGTTTTTACTGGATATTAAAGGTGCGGAGCACCGGGAGGGGAACGCCATGGATCGCGTAACCACGGGGACAACGTCCGAAGCCCAGCCTTACCAGGGTGTACAGCAGGGAAGGGTGAACCGGCAGGCAGAGAGGGACTCACAGGCAGCGGCGGCTGCGCTCCCTCCCGTGGAGCAGCCCTCTTCACCGCAGGTCTCCTCGCTCCACTCTTTTTTCAACAAGGTCCTTGACACCATTGACCGCCTGCGCCATCCCGGAGGCCTCCCCGACATCCAGCGCCAGGGAGAGGAAGCCCAGAGCAGGCAGCGGAATGCCCCGGCCCAGTCAGCCGCTGCCCCTGCCGATGCGGAGGGCGGGAGAGCTGCTGACGAGGTGACCCTTCCTTACGGGGGCGGCACTGTCACCCTCAAGGGGATGAAAATGATAGACCTTGCCTATACCAAGAGACCTGATGCAGAGCACAAGGAGCTCCGTAAGCAATTTGACGGCCATGTGCGCAAGCAGTTCCTCAGGAGCCTTGCTGCCGATCCCGCCAAGGAAGCCGGCCTCAGGAAAGCGGGGCTCAAGGACAGCGATATCCAGATGCTCCGTGATGGCAAGGTGCCGCCGGGTTTCCAGGTCCACCACAAGGTCCCTCTCGATGATATGGGCACCAATGACTTTGACAACCTCGTGCTTATCCACAACAAACCTGAGCATACGTCAATCACCAGTTACCAGAACCGCATGACGGCGGGAATGGTTGATGGGGACACGAAACAGATGAAATGGCCCGTGCCCCTTGGCTTCGTCTATCCGCCCGACACCGGCATGGTGAGCGAGCACTGAGCAAGAGCGAGAAGACATTATGAGATGACAAAGGGAGAAGCGGAATCCGCTTCTCCCTTGCTTTCCGGGATATCCTGTCGCCTCCAGGCTCAGCTTACCGTGCCGGCGCCAAGTATGGCCTTGAGATCATCATCGGCAGTCGTAGTGGGCATTATATTGAACTTCTCCACAAGCATCTTCAGCCCGTCAGGCGTAATGAATGCCGGAAGCGTGGGCCCGAGCCTTATATTCCTTATCCCGAGCGAGAGAAGGGAAAGGAGCACCACGACGGCCTTCTGCTCATACCATGAGATGATGAGCGAGAGGGGCAGGTCGTTGACCCCCACGTTGAAGGCTTTCGAGAGGGCGAGGGCGATCTGAACCGCCGAGTATGAGTCGTTGCACTGCCCGATGTCAAGAAGCCTCGGGATGCCGCCGATATCGCCATAGTCTTTCTTGTTGAAGCGGTATTTTCCGCAGGCAAGAGTGAGTATCACCGAGTCCTTGGGTACCTTCTCAGCGAACTCCGTGAAGTAGTTCCTCCCCGGCTTTGCGCCGTCACAGCCGCCTATGAGGAAGAAATGCCTGATTTTTCCTGCTTTCACGGCATCAATCACTGCGCCTGCCACGCCCATCACTGCATTGTGCCCGAAGCCCACGGTGATCTCTGCGGCAGGTCCGTCTTCTGCAAAGCCTTCTGCCTTGAGGGCGGCCTCTATGACGGGAGCAAAATTCCTGTCCGATATGTGGGTTACGCCGGGCCACGCCACGAGGCCTGTGGTGAAGATCCTTCCCTTGTAGGAATCCTTGGGCTTCTGGATGCAGTTGGTTGTCATCAGAATGGCGCCGGGGAAACGGTCAAACTCCTCGCGCTGGTTCTGCCAGGCGCTCCCATAGTTCCCTGCCAGGTGGCGGTATTTCTTGAGGCCGGGGTACCCATGGGCGGGAAGCATCTCCCCGTGGGTATAGACATTGATTCCTTTCCCTTCCGTCTGCTTGAGAAGCTCCTCCAGATCGAGGAGATCATGGCCCGAAATCAGTATGGCCTTTCC comes from the Candidatus Eremiobacterota bacterium genome and includes:
- a CDS encoding nitroreductase family protein — protein: MELYEVMSTRRSIRKYRPDAVPEEILARVLEAVRIAPSGSNRQPWKFVITRDKAVRQQLVAACNKQAFIAEAPLLIVACGLPLTSNRGGFMGEFSVLIDVSIAVDHLTLAARNEGLGTCWIGAFDHKAVKEILGIPEEIKVVALIPLGYPLESAAFKPVEARKKLEEITACEKWS
- a CDS encoding flavodoxin family protein, which codes for MEAVRESGKDFNILAISGSYRKGKTIDTLIDRAVEGAMALNGSVKAEKVLLIEKKIEYCRNCNVCRNDDPCKSRARCAIDDDMQELYPLIEKADAFIFGTPVNMASVTAVMKTFLERIVYIFAYPGEKPVKGCPAPRSTRKRNAIIIVSSGSVPPLLRMWCDQATPLIKDILVGSLNARVMGTLYAGDVYKRGVVCYEKKARRLGEWLVM
- a CDS encoding decarboxylase; translated protein: MNQGRYELLIAGYPLCWWTRRFKLPLHVLFGPSVKANVRAFRKVFQEHYPHGKICFAAKACAAVLPLIREEGAGADVASYNEARMALEAGIPPSMIDLNGNCKEDRLIREAVSKGMLIVADSIEEFRTICGIASSLGKKTDVVVRISGYPIEEATALAVFTAGTWTKFGVPLRDIPSFISSLGEDLPVNFCGFHTHIGSQIADLEPYIAVLGKMVEMSHLLKDHGFPCTVINIGGGFPVSYLGAGEWNQVLARVTEGYRKALSGDMSRIYVWHNSPAGFMGEADGTVNLDRWRGEKFHTPYGKEKMLGAILQSTIEVRGKSLRATEALKGLGRPLLIIEPGRSIVEDAGVTLAKVSLVKRVAGHHNLLLIEMGVLDHCEALTELILRRWMIAGDHRRHDKSPFEAFVGGNLCFSGDMLSRYKVSFQRAPARGDVVIIRDTGAYNSSFMAANANSFPRPDRVLVNADGSLCLLKKRDTYRQIFRLVSEAPDMEAFRGEGALLRE
- a CDS encoding histidine phosphatase family protein; this translates as MKTLYLVRHGETEWNRFEVFRGRADIALNERGLAQANAVGRALKDAPLYAVISSPLKRAIQTAKPLAARHRVPLIPEEAFNDVDCGDWEGMPMAEVERLFPEGFRCWMETPHKFRIPGGESLAILRRRALRGLKRVLGEAEGEVLCVVSHRVVTKVMVLALLGLSNSHFWQIRQDNACINIIQFPEDDGEAVVVSLNDTGHLKSLECEPIGKDA
- a CDS encoding HNH endonuclease signature motif containing protein produces the protein MDRVTTGTTSEAQPYQGVQQGRVNRQAERDSQAAAAALPPVEQPSSPQVSSLHSFFNKVLDTIDRLRHPGGLPDIQRQGEEAQSRQRNAPAQSAAAPADAEGGRAADEVTLPYGGGTVTLKGMKMIDLAYTKRPDAEHKELRKQFDGHVRKQFLRSLAADPAKEAGLRKAGLKDSDIQMLRDGKVPPGFQVHHKVPLDDMGTNDFDNLVLIHNKPEHTSITSYQNRMTAGMVDGDTKQMKWPVPLGFVYPPDTGMVSEH
- the hcp gene encoding hydroxylamine reductase, which gives rise to MFCFQCEQTAKGTGCTVQGVCGKDEQTADLIDLLIHSLKGLSMYAHRMRSFGVSDREVNVFTLEGMFSTITNVNFDPLRHEALLRKASALRDKARKLYQEACRREGKTPEALGGPAEWNPAAALEGLVEQGKEVSITRRMEQLGKEISSLQELLTYGIKGLCAYADHAQILGQEDEAVYAFVHEALDYLARKEQAPDALVGLCLRCGEVNLRVMELLDKANTGAYGHPVPTKVRVEPLKGKAILISGHDLLDLEELLKQTEGKGINVYTHGEMLPAHGYPGLKKYRHLAGNYGSAWQNQREEFDRFPGAILMTTNCIQKPKDSYKGRIFTTGLVAWPGVTHISDRNFAPVIEAALKAEGFAEDGPAAEITVGFGHNAVMGVAGAVIDAVKAGKIRHFFLIGGCDGAKPGRNYFTEFAEKVPKDSVILTLACGKYRFNKKDYGDIGGIPRLLDIGQCNDSYSAVQIALALSKAFNVGVNDLPLSLIISWYEQKAVVVLLSLLSLGIRNIRLGPTLPAFITPDGLKMLVEKFNIMPTTTADDDLKAILGAGTVS